CAACTCGACGGTGTCATGGAGGGTTGGAGACTCAGTCGGCTGCCTCGCATTGATCGCGACATCCTGCGCTTGGCTGTGGTTGATCTTCGTTCGATGAACACGCCGGCCTCCGTCGCCTGCAGTGAAGCGGTGGAGCTGGCCAATCGCTACAGCGATGAACAGGGCCGTCGCATGATCAATGGGGTTCTAAGGCGTCTTCAGAACGCCACCGCTTAGGCGCTGCTTTTATTCGAATGGTTTACGACTGGTTCAATCGAAGCGCCGAGGCTCCCCAGCCTTCTGAGCAGCCATCGAAGTCTGAGCAGACTCTCGATCCTGCAACTGCTCAGGACAGTTCAGGACAGACCGCACCGGCCGAAGAATCGCCGAAGTCAGAACCGGAGTCTGCTGGAGCTGAATCCGAGCAGGCCGTTGCTTCGGAAGAGGATGACCCACTTGAGTGGGCACGGCAGGCCTATGCCCGTCTGAAAGCCCAGAAGGAGCTTGAGAAGAACACGCAGTCCGTGACGGCTGAACCGGTGACTGCCGAACCGGTTGCTGAGTCTCCCGAGCCATCTGCGCCTGACGCTGTGGTTGCAGCATCGGAACCCGATGCGCCACAGCCTTCCTCACAGCAACAGCCCTCTGCCCCCGGGCTGTCTCTGCTCGAGCAGGCTGCGGCCCAGCGGCAGGAACGACAGCAGCAGTTGGAGCAGGCTCCAGCACCTGTTGTTGCTGAGCAAGTCAAGCCCGCGCCTGTTCAGCCTCAGCAGACCGTTGATCAATCCGATGAGCCCAGTCTTGGCGAGTTTGACGAAACTTTCACCTGGTCAGCAGAGGTGCTTGCCGCTCAAGGTCTTCGCTCTGATCAGATCACTCTTGAAGAGATCGATTGGCTTGGTCGTCTGCGACAGGGCCTTGAGAAGACCCGTCAGGGCTTTGTCACAGGTCTGCTGGAAAACCTCGGCGATGACCCGCTCACTCCGGAGGTGCTTGATGACCTCGAGTCGCTGCTTCTGCGCGCAGATGCTGGAGTTCAGGCCACAGACCAGGTGCTGGATGCTTTGCGTCGGCGCATGAATGAGGAGGTGGTGGATCCCACCGAGGGCATCCGCTTCCTCAAGGAACAGTTGCGTGATCTGCTCGATCAGCCCACGCGCAACAGCGGCGTGAAGTTGCTGGCTCCTCAGCGTGATCAGCTCAATGTGTGGTTGATGGTCGGTGTGAACGGTGTGGGTAAGACCACCACGCTCGGCAAACTTGCCAACCTCGCGGTCCGCAGTGGTTACTCGGCGATGATCGCAGCGGCCGACACGTTCCGTGCTGCGGCCGTACAGCAGGTGCAGGTCTGGGGAGATCGCAGTGATGTGCCGGTGATTGCCAACCCTTCGTCCAACGCTGATCCGGCGGCAGTGGTGTTCGATGCCATTGGAGCCGCCCGATCCAAGGGCACGGATCTTGTGTTGGTCGACACGGCCGGTCGCCTGCAGACGAAACACAACCTGATGGAAGAACTGGAGAAGATTCGTCGCGTCGTGGATCGTCTGGCTCCTGAAGCTCATGTGGAATCCCTGCTCGTACTGGATGCCAGTCAGGGACAAAACGGTCTTAAGCAGGCGATGGCCTTTGCCAAAACTGTTGGACTCACCGGTGTGGTGATCACCAAGCTCGATGGAACGGCCAGAGGTGGAGTGGCTCTGGCGGTGGCTTCCGAGGCCGGGTTGCCGATCCGCTTCATCGGAGCCGGTGAGGGAATCAGGGATCTGCGGCCGTTCAACAGTTTCGAGTTTGTTGAAGCACTGCTGGCTGGTCGCTGACGGTTGTTCCCAAGGCGGAACTAAAGCCTTCAGCTTTCTCCGGTCAGAGTTGCTACCTTGCGGTTCCTGCCAGGGGTTGCCGTGAGCAGCAATCCATCACGGCGCCATCCGGCTTCTTCGCTTCGTTCGGGGCCTCCGTCACTGACGGCGACAACGTCGCTGCGTCAGTTGCTCGACAGTCTTTCCAAGGAACAGCGCGCCAATCAAGAGCTGCTGGTCTCGATTGGTTTTGCGCTGCGCAGTTTCACCAACCTCAATCGTTTCCTTGAGCTTGTGCCCGTGGTGGCTGCTCGTCTGGTGGGTGTCGATGGTGCATTGCTCATCCCGTATCAGGCTGACGGGCGTCTGTGGACTGACCAGTTGCAGATGCAGTCCGTGTTGCGGACGGAGACCCTATTGCAGGCGGTGATCAACCATGAGCCTGGACGTTCGGCCGGGTTCGGTTCCGATGATGCCCTCGTGCTTGGCCTGGATCGACTGGTGCAAAGTCACCTCGGATCGGCTGGTGTGTTCGCAACGTCTCTGGTGGCCAGAGGTCGCCAGCGCGGACGTCTCTATGTGTTCAACACGTCTGGCTCGCTGGTCTGGAGTGATGCCCACCGTCGCAATGTGCAGCTGGTGGCTGATCTCACCGGTGTTGCGATCGAAAACGATCAGATGCTCCAGGAGGCCCGCCTGCATGAGCGAATGGATCGCCAGCTCAGCATCGGTGCTGAGATTCAGGCCCAGTTGCTGCCGGATCATTGTCCCGTGATTGAGGGGGTCGAACTGGCGGCCCGTTGCCGTCCGGCTTTTCAGGTGGGTGGTGATTACTACGACTTCATCCCCACCCGACCGGAGTTGATCGGTCGTCGTCGTGAGCGAGGTCGCTGGTCGCTGGTGATGGGCGATGTGATGGGTAAGGGCGTTCCAGCCGGCCTGCTGATGACGATGCTGCGCGGCATGTTGCGTGCGGAAGTGCTGAGCGGATTACCGCCGGACCGAATCCTTCATGACCTCAACCAGCTCGCGCTTGAGGATCTATCCCAGTCGCACCGTTTTGTGACGCTGTTCTATTCAGATTTTGATCCGCGAACGCGTCGGCTTCGCTTTGCCAATGCTGCGCACAATCCGCCTTTGATCTGGCGGGCTCAGCAACGCTGCATCAGTCGTCTGGATGCACCGGGTCTGTTGATCGGTCTGCAGCCTGAAGCGGAATACGGAAGTGGTTCCACGGTGCTCGAACCCGGCGATGTGCTGCTGTATTACACCGATGGCGTCACCGAAGCCCCTGGGTTGACGGGTGACCGCTTCGATGAAGCGCGCTTGATCCGCAACCTCGAGACCGCCTGTCGTTCGGGTACGGGTTCGCAGGGAATCCTTGATCAGTTGTTCGGCCGTCTTGATCGCTTTGTGGGGCCGGATCGACAGCTCGAGGATGATGCCTCGATGGTGGTTCTCAAGGTTCGGGAAGGGTTGATGTTGCCATCGGTTCCACGGTCTCCGGCCTGACAAGCTGAAGGGATCTGTGTTGAGGATGTCCCATGGCAGGTGGAGTGACGGGCGGAGGCTCCGCCACCTGGAGTGACCGGTTCGAACAGGGACTGCATCCGGCGATCGAACGCTTCAATGCCTCGATCGGCTTCGACATCCATCTCCTTCAGGAGGATCTGGATGGTTCAGTGGCCCATGCCCGCATGTTGGCTGAGTGCGGAGTCATTGAGTCGGTGGAGGCTGATCAGCTCTGCAGCGGTCTGGAACAGATCCGCGCAGAAGCGGCTGCCGGCAGCTTCAATCCCGGTCTCGACGATGAGGATGTGCACTTCGCTGTCGAGCGTCGGTTGATTGCACTGCTGGGTCCGGTGGGAAAAAAGTTGCATACCGGCCGCAGTCGCAATGATCAGGTGGGTACGGATCTGCGTCTGTGGCTTCGTCGTCGAATCGATGAGCTTGACCCGCAGGTGCGGCTGTTTCAGACCGCTCTGCTGCGTCAGGCGCTTGAGCACCGCAACACGCTGATTCCCGGTTACACCCACCTGCAGAGGGCGCAGCCCGTTTGTTTGGCGCATCACCTGCTTGCTTACGTGGAGATGCTCGAGCGGGATCGTCAACGGTTTCAGGATGTGCGCAAGCGGGTCAACTGCTCACCACTGGGTGCCGCAGCCTTGGCTGGAACGCCGGTGCCGATTGATCGGCGCAGCACTGCTGCAGCCCTGGAATTCGAGGGGATTTATGCCAACAGTCTTGATGCTGTGAGTGATCGCGATTTCGCTGTGGAGTTTTCAGCTGCAGCATCGTTGTTGATGGTGCACCTGAGCCGTCTGGCCGAGGAGGTGATCTTCTGGGCTTCGGAGGAATGCGGATTTGTGCGTCTGAGCGACCGTTGCGCCACTGGCAGCAGCCTGATGCCACAGAAGAAGAATCCTGATGTTCCTGAGCTGGTCCGTGGCAAGTGTGGTCGGGTGTTTGGTCATCTGCAGGGGCTGCTGACCATGATCAAGGGGCTGCCGCTTGCCTACAACAAGGATTTCCAGGAGGACAAGGAAGCGCTGTTTGATGTGGTGAACACCAGCGTCCAGTGCATTGAGGCGATGACGATCCTGATCGAGGAAGGGCTGAGCTTTCGTCCTGATCGGCTGGAGGCTGCTGTTGGATCAGATTTCTCCAATGCCACCGATGTAGCCGACTATCTGGTTGCCCGACAGGTCCCTTTCCGCGAGGCCTATCAAATCGTTGGTTCCGTGGTGAAGCAATGTCTGAGTGATGGAGTGTTGCTGCGTGATCTGAGCCTTGAACGTTGGCAGCAGTTTCACCCCTCGATTGACGCCGACCTGTTTGATGCTCTCGCGCCCCGTCAGGTTGTCGCCGCTCGCCTGAGTGAAGGTGGTACTGGGTTTGAGCGGGTTGAGGAGCAGTTGGCGCTCTGGAGCGATCGGCTCGGATTAACGAATCACTGATCATTTCGCGAGACCGGGTCTACCCTGATAGAGCCAGAGGTTGTTGGTCCTTCCTTGGATCCTGAACCAATGGCTTGTCTGATCCGATTGGGTCCTTTCTCTTCAGGTCCAGCAG
This genomic window from Synechococcus sp. MIT S9220 contains:
- the ftsY gene encoding signal recognition particle-docking protein FtsY: MVYDWFNRSAEAPQPSEQPSKSEQTLDPATAQDSSGQTAPAEESPKSEPESAGAESEQAVASEEDDPLEWARQAYARLKAQKELEKNTQSVTAEPVTAEPVAESPEPSAPDAVVAASEPDAPQPSSQQQPSAPGLSLLEQAAAQRQERQQQLEQAPAPVVAEQVKPAPVQPQQTVDQSDEPSLGEFDETFTWSAEVLAAQGLRSDQITLEEIDWLGRLRQGLEKTRQGFVTGLLENLGDDPLTPEVLDDLESLLLRADAGVQATDQVLDALRRRMNEEVVDPTEGIRFLKEQLRDLLDQPTRNSGVKLLAPQRDQLNVWLMVGVNGVGKTTTLGKLANLAVRSGYSAMIAAADTFRAAAVQQVQVWGDRSDVPVIANPSSNADPAAVVFDAIGAARSKGTDLVLVDTAGRLQTKHNLMEELEKIRRVVDRLAPEAHVESLLVLDASQGQNGLKQAMAFAKTVGLTGVVITKLDGTARGGVALAVASEAGLPIRFIGAGEGIRDLRPFNSFEFVEALLAGR
- a CDS encoding PP2C family protein-serine/threonine phosphatase; the protein is MSSNPSRRHPASSLRSGPPSLTATTSLRQLLDSLSKEQRANQELLVSIGFALRSFTNLNRFLELVPVVAARLVGVDGALLIPYQADGRLWTDQLQMQSVLRTETLLQAVINHEPGRSAGFGSDDALVLGLDRLVQSHLGSAGVFATSLVARGRQRGRLYVFNTSGSLVWSDAHRRNVQLVADLTGVAIENDQMLQEARLHERMDRQLSIGAEIQAQLLPDHCPVIEGVELAARCRPAFQVGGDYYDFIPTRPELIGRRRERGRWSLVMGDVMGKGVPAGLLMTMLRGMLRAEVLSGLPPDRILHDLNQLALEDLSQSHRFVTLFYSDFDPRTRRLRFANAAHNPPLIWRAQQRCISRLDAPGLLIGLQPEAEYGSGSTVLEPGDVLLYYTDGVTEAPGLTGDRFDEARLIRNLETACRSGTGSQGILDQLFGRLDRFVGPDRQLEDDASMVVLKVREGLMLPSVPRSPA
- the argH gene encoding argininosuccinate lyase, translating into MAGGVTGGGSATWSDRFEQGLHPAIERFNASIGFDIHLLQEDLDGSVAHARMLAECGVIESVEADQLCSGLEQIRAEAAAGSFNPGLDDEDVHFAVERRLIALLGPVGKKLHTGRSRNDQVGTDLRLWLRRRIDELDPQVRLFQTALLRQALEHRNTLIPGYTHLQRAQPVCLAHHLLAYVEMLERDRQRFQDVRKRVNCSPLGAAALAGTPVPIDRRSTAAALEFEGIYANSLDAVSDRDFAVEFSAAASLLMVHLSRLAEEVIFWASEECGFVRLSDRCATGSSLMPQKKNPDVPELVRGKCGRVFGHLQGLLTMIKGLPLAYNKDFQEDKEALFDVVNTSVQCIEAMTILIEEGLSFRPDRLEAAVGSDFSNATDVADYLVARQVPFREAYQIVGSVVKQCLSDGVLLRDLSLERWQQFHPSIDADLFDALAPRQVVAARLSEGGTGFERVEEQLALWSDRLGLTNH